The proteins below are encoded in one region of Lonchura striata isolate bLonStr1 chromosome 1, bLonStr1.mat, whole genome shotgun sequence:
- the LOC110484542 gene encoding mitogen-activated protein kinase kinase kinase 3, whose translation MDEEEALNSIMKDLAALGKCGGLLDNNRNKNSVHSNKQQRSVRIKFEYEGEKRIIQFPRPVKFKEVVQKVTDAFGQTMDLVCVNNELLIPLKSQEDLDKAMEQLELSPSLKSLRILVSAPKKANLLQPNNSKQHEMRISRSMGDIMGSLYKDSERTRKYSTGSLHTGRSSPPPGSVPEEQQQIARQGSYTSINSEGEFIPETMDQNMLEAFISPDDSLSGSCQSLDRSVDSPPFPQTPVPGRKSHPKDSLDCMDFDIPFCERFGKGGTFPRQYHLSQSRKDYSDGRRTFPRSYFPQENLFQLVPSSRTKSFTGDSKLSTLQYDEYRPKCWNNCEKGLQAFSTSPTKARNSLQAPVNWRLGKLLGRGAFGEVYLCYDADTGRELSVKQVPFDPDSQETSKEVNALECEIQLLKTLRHDRIVQYYGCLRDPEEKKLSIFVEYMPGGSIKDQLKAYGALTENVTRKYTRQILQGVFYLHSNMIVHRDIKGANILRDSAGNVKLGDFGASKRIQTICMSGTGIKSVTGTPYWMSPEVISGEGYGRKADVWSVACTVVEMLTEKPPWAEFEAMAAIFKIATQPTNPQLPDGVSSSCRNFLKQIFVEEKRRPTAEDLLRHPFVNCGL comes from the exons cagcGAAGTGTCAGGATCAAGTTTGAGTATGAAGGAGAGAAAAG GATTATCCAGTTTCCAAGACCAGTCAAATTCAAGGAAGTGGTGCAGAAGGTCACGGACGCTTTTGGGCAGACGATGGACTTGGTCTGTGTGAACAATGAG CTCCTGATCCCACTGAAATCCCAGGAAGATTTGGACAAAGCCATGGAACAGTTGGAGCTGAGCCCTTCCCTGAAGAGCCTGCGGATCCTTGTGAGCGCTCCAAAGAAAGCGAAT ctcctgcagcccaacAACAGCAAGCAGCATGAGATGAGGATCTCCAGATCCATGGGTGATATCATGGGATCCCTGTACAAAGACTCCGAGAGGACGCGCAAGTATTCCACAG GCTCCCTGCACACCGGCCGCAGCTCTCCGCCGCCGGGCAGCGTTCccgaggagcagcagcagatcgCCCGCCAGGGATCCTACACCAGCATCAACAGCGAGGGCGAGTTCATCCCCGAGACCATGGACCAGAAC ATGCTTGAAGCTTTCATCAGCCCTGATGACTCGCTGTCTGGGAGCTGCCAGTCACTGGACAGGTCTGTGGACAG CCCTCCCTTTCCCCAAACCCCTGTTCCTGGAAGGAAGAGCCATCCCAAAGACAGTCTTGATTGCATGG ATTTTGACATCCCATTCTGTGAGAGGTTTGGGAAAGGTGGGACCTTCCCGAGGCAGTACCATCTGTCCCAGAGTCGCAAGGACTACAGTGATG GCCGGAGGACTTTCCCCAGGAGTTACTTCCCACAGGAGAACCTGTTTCAGCTGGTTCCTTCCAGCAGAACCAAGAGCTTTACTGGGGACAGCAAGCTCAGCACCTTGCAGTATGATGAGTACAGACCCAAGTGTTGGAACAATTGTGAAAAGGGTCTGCAGGCATTCAGCACCTCCCCGACAAAAGCCAGGAACT CCCTGCAGGCACCTGTGaactggaggctggggaagctgCTGGGAAGAGGAGCTTTTGGGGAAGTTTATCTCTGCTATGATGCTGACACTGGGAGGGAGCTGTCAGTGAAGCAGGTGCCTTTCGACCCTGACAGCCAGGAGACAAGTAAA GAGGTGAATGCTTTGGAATGTGAGATCCAGCTGTTGAAGACTCTCCGTCACGACAGGATCGTGCAGTACTACGGGTGCCTGCGGGATCCTGAGGAGAAGAAACTGTCTATCTTTGTGGAATACATGCCAGGG GGCTCAATAAAGGACCAGCTAAAAGCTTACGGTGCTCTGACTGAGAACGTCACACGCAAGTACACCAGGCAGATCCTGCAGGGAGTCTTCTACCTTCACAGCAATATGATTGTCCACAGGGATATTAAAG GTGCCAATATTCTGAGAGATTCTGCTGGAAATGTGAAACTTGGAGATTTTGGGGCCAGCAAACGCATCCAGACCATCTGCATGTCTGGGACTGGGATTAAATCTGTCACGGGAACACCATACTGGATGAGCCCAGAGGTTATCAGTGGAGAGGGCTATGGAAGGAAAGCTGATGTGTG GAGCGTGGCCTGCACCGTGGTGGAGATGTTAACGGAGAAGCCGCCCTGGGCAGAGTTCGAGGCCATGGCGGCAATTTTTAAAATCGCCACGCAGCCGACCAACCCCCAGCTCCCCGACGGCGTCTCCAGCTCCTGCCGCAACTTCCTCAAGCAGATCTTCGTGGAGGAGAAGCGGAGGCCGACGGCCGAGGACCTGCTGAGACACCCTTTTGTCAACTGCGGGCTCTGA